From a region of the Paralichthys olivaceus isolate ysfri-2021 chromosome 4, ASM2471397v2, whole genome shotgun sequence genome:
- the klhl22 gene encoding kelch-like protein 22 isoform X1 has protein sequence MKPEHQCLAMAEDGKSPVGGGPGSSGRQTYRSLAHFRSLLDGLLALRQGGILFDVVLLVEGRPIQAHRILLAASCSYFRGMFAGGLRETQQNEIPIHGVSYMAMKRILDYIYTSEIELDLECVQEVLIAATLVQLDNVIGFCCDFLLSWLDEDNILEVHHLADLYGLQQLNDRVHSYILRNIQTLSRSDVYRQLPEDVVFRALSSEELQVNSENEVYEAALHYHYSPEQVETDQVYLQVSPKDNLRMIDAVRFCLIEKKVLQRLYGRLNQCPLKDLASAALTYHEQEIWQPVLQTPLTQPRSTFHCILGFGGMFSSGSLTDNEHLFQVFHPSWGEWRALTAAHAPRMSNQGIAVINNFVYLIGGDKNTTGFRAETRCWRYDPRHNTWCTIQPLQQQRADHCVCVVGDHIYAIGGRDYSNELDSVERYDPHTNKWEFVSPLKREVYAHAGAVTGGKIYITCGRRGGAYLRETYCFDPVANHLTACAEGPVERAWHGMAAVNGRVYVIGGSNDQHGYRRDVLKVACFDPTANSWSLMTPLPAGHGEPGVAVLDSYIYILGGRSHNKSNRMKYVHVYNTDADEWEVETEFKERVSGMAACVVPMPPNVIAQARSWEQRTKASWEDLENSEDSNED, from the exons ATGAAGCCTGAACACCAGTGTCTTGCCATGGCTGAGGATGGAAAGAGTCCGGTGGGAGGAGGCCCTGGTTCATCGGGCCGTCAGACCTACAGGAGTTTAGCCCATTTCCGCAGCCTGCTGGACGGCCTGCTGGCTCTCAGACAGGGGGGCATCCTGTTCGATGtggtgctgctggtggaggGTCGACCCATCCAAGCCCACCGCATACTGTTGGCAGCCTCCTGCAGTTACTTCAG GGGAATGTTTGCTGGAGGCCTTCGGGAGACACAGCAAAATGAGATACCAATTCATGGAGTCTCCTACATGGCCATGAAAAGAATACTTGACTACATCTACACCTCGGAGATTGAGTTAGACCTGGAGTGTGTCCAGGAAGTCCTGATCGCTGCCACACTTGTACAG CTTGACAATGTCATCGgcttctgctgtgatttcctcctctcctgGCTGGATGAGGACAACATTTTAGAGGTGCATCATCTCGCCGATCTGTATGGACTGCAGCAGCTCAACGACCGAGTCCACTCCTACATCCTCAGGAACATTCAGACTCTGTCTCGCAGCGACGTGTACCGACAGCTCCCCGAAGACGTAGTGTTCCGAGCACTGAGCAGCGAAGAGCTTCAGGTGAACAGTGAAAACGAGGTGTACGAGGCGGCTCTTCACTACCACTACAGCCCCGAGCAGGTGGAAACTGACCAGGTGTACTTGCAGGTCAGTCCCAAG GATAATCTCAGGATGATTGATGCTGTGCGTTTCTGCCTGATTGAGAAAAAAGTATTGCAGAGACTGTACGGCAGACTGAACCAGTGTCCGCTGAAGGATTTGGCCTCAGCCGCCCTGACTTACCATGAGCAGGAGATCTGGCAGCCCGTCCTGCAGACTCCTCTCACCCAGCCGCGGTCCACCTTCCATTGTATCCTGGGTTTCGGCGGGATGTTCAGCTCCGGCTCCCTCACAGACAACGAGCACCTGTTTCAGGTGTTCCACCCGAGCTGGGGGGAGTGGAGGGCTCTCACTGCAGCACATGCACCGCGAATGTCCAACCAGGGCATCGCTGTGATCAACAACTTTGTTTATCTTATTGGAGGAGACAAGAACACCACTGGATTTCGAGCGGAGACCCGCTGCTGGAG ATACGACCCCCGTCACAACACCTGGTGTACCATCcagccactgcagcagcagcgtgcggaccactgtgtgtgtgtggtgggcgACCATATTTACGCCATCGGAGGACGAGACTACAGTAATGAACTGGACTCAGTGGAGCGCTATGACCCGCACACCAACAAGTGGGAGTTTGTGTCACCTCTAAAAAGAGAG GTGTATGCACATGCCGGAGCAGTGACCGGCGGAAAGATTTATATAACCTGTGGCCGCAGAGGTGGGGCTTACCTCAGAGAGACGTACTGCTTTGACCCTGTGGCAAATCACTTGACGGCGTGTGCGGAGGGGCCGGTAGAGAGGGCCTGGCACGGCATGGCAGCTGTAAACGGACGCGTTTATGTCATCGGGGGAAGCAATGATCAGCATGGATATCGGCGTGATGTCCTGAAG gttGCATGCTTTGACCCCACTGCCAACTCTTGGTCTTTAATGACCCCTCTCCCCGCTGGACACGGAGAACCTGGCGTAGCTGTGCTGGACAGTTACATCTACATCCTGGGTGGACGCTCTCACAACAAGAGTAACAGGATGAAGTATGTTCACGTGTACAACACCGACGCAGACGAGTGGGAGGTCGAGACAGAGTTTAAGGAGCGTGTCTCGGGCATGGCAGCCTGCGTGGTGCCCATGCCCCCTAATGTGATCGCCCAGGCCAGGAGCTGGGAGCAGCGCACCAAGGCTTCTTGGGAAGACCTGGAAAACTCAGAGGACTCTAATGAGGACTGA
- the tbx16 gene encoding T-box transcription factor 16: MQSIRDLKPNFGGPPPPSMAAGPDAYLQGNIRLTLEDPDLWKSFHEIGTEMIITKPGRRMFPHCKVNLSGLIPCAKYILLVDMVPEDGFRYKWNKEKWEVAGKAEPQPPCRTYLHPDSPAPGSHWMKQSVSFLKLKLTNNTLDQHGHIILHSMHRYHPRFHIVQADDLFSVRWSVFQTFTYPETSFTAVTAYQNTRITKLKIDHNPFAKGFREEGTNKKRRSNKNPGCPEKRPKMSDILDRDSEEDSPQDFCPSSYEAYDGEEGELPKRKEVNGVKEERYSPWAADREHRARTESPAGADNRDMYNAEQLVPAPASYQPYRFHEYGKSPSPSSSIGSSNSGTERSSFESRVPDVATVPDHDSSKPRTQEIGPPPCGPQPLPAPQDYTGVLNMSMAQAGKPGVIGHHIYSPYGAEQPLGQWSGPGPAQYPPPHHLTADYTPQAVHHGYHHGNVAEWSQYPLFSYSCW, from the exons ATGCAGTCCATCAGag ACTTGAAGCCTAACTTCGGcggccctcctcctccctccatggCTGCCGGCCCTGATGCTTATCTCCAGGGTAACATCAGGTTGACTCTCGAGGACCCTGATCTCTGGAAGTCTTTTCATGAAATAGGGACAGAGATGATCATCACTAAACCCGGAag GAGGATGTTTCCACACTGTAAAGTGAATCTCTCCGGCCTGATTCCATGTGCAAAATACATTCTGCTGGTTGACATGGTCCCTGAGGATGGATTCAGGTATAAG TGGAATAAAGAGAAATGGGAGGTGGCAGGAAAAGCGGAGCCCCAGCCTCCCTGCAGGACCTACCTCCACCCCGACTCTCCGGCCCCCGGGAGCCACTGGATGAAGCAGTCCGTCTCCTTCCTCAAGCTCAAACTCACCAATAATACGCTTGACCAGCATGGCCAT atCATTTTGCACTCCATGCATCGCTACCACCCACGCTTCCACATCGTCCAGGCAGACGACCTGTTCAGCGTCCGCTGGAGTGTTTTCCAGACCTTCACCTACCCCGAGACTTCGTTCACAGCCGTCACCGCCTACCAGAACACCAGG ATTACAAAGCTGAAGATCGATCACAACCCTTTTGCCAAAGGTTTCCGGGAGGAAGGCACCAATAAAAAACG gcGTTCGAACAAGAACCCAGGCTGCCCCGAGAAAAGACCGAAGATGTCAGACATCTTAGACAGGGACTCGGAGGAAGACAGTCCACAAG ATTTCTGCCCGTCATCCTATGAGGCCTAtgatggagaggaaggagagctTCCCAAAAGGAAAGAGGTCAATGGTGTCAAAGAGGAGCGTTACTCCCCGTGGGCCGCTGACAGGGAGCACAGAGCGAGGACTGAATCTCCTGCTGGGGCAGACAACAGAGATATGTACAACGCAGAGCAGCTGGTTCCTGCTCCTGCTTCCTACCAGCCGTACAG gttcCACGAGTACGGGAagtctccctctccttcctccagcatcggcagcagcaacagtggcACAGAACGCAGCAGCTTTGAGTCCAGGGTCCCTGATGTCGCCACTGTCCCCGATCACGACTCTTCAAAACCCCGCACGCAGGAGATCGGGCCCCCCCCCTGTGGCCCCCAGCCCCTCCCTGCCCCTCAGGACTACACCGGGGTCCTCAACATGAGCATGGCCCAGGCCGGCAAGCCTGGGGTCATTGGCCACCACATCTACAGCCCCTACGGTGCTGAGCAGCCCTTGGGCCAGTGGAGTGGTCCCGGTCCCGCTCAGTACCCACCTCCTCACCACCTGACTGCCGACTACACCCCGCAAGCTGTGCACCACGGCTATCACCATGGCAACGTGGCCGAGTGGAGCCAGTACCCGCTGTTCTCTTACTCGTGCTGGTGA
- the klhl22 gene encoding kelch-like protein 22 isoform X2 — MKPEHQCLAMAEDGKSPVGGGPGSSGRQTYRSLAHFRSLLDGLLALRQGGILFDVVLLVEGRPIQAHRILLAASCSYFRGMFAGGLRETQQNEIPIHGVSYMAMKRILDYIYTSEIELDLECVQEVLIAATLVQLDNVIGFCCDFLLSWLDEDNILEVHHLADLYGLQQLNDRVHSYILRNIQTLSRSDVYRQLPEDVVFRALSSEELQVNSENEVYEAALHYHYSPEQVETDQVYLQDNLRMIDAVRFCLIEKKVLQRLYGRLNQCPLKDLASAALTYHEQEIWQPVLQTPLTQPRSTFHCILGFGGMFSSGSLTDNEHLFQVFHPSWGEWRALTAAHAPRMSNQGIAVINNFVYLIGGDKNTTGFRAETRCWRYDPRHNTWCTIQPLQQQRADHCVCVVGDHIYAIGGRDYSNELDSVERYDPHTNKWEFVSPLKREVYAHAGAVTGGKIYITCGRRGGAYLRETYCFDPVANHLTACAEGPVERAWHGMAAVNGRVYVIGGSNDQHGYRRDVLKVACFDPTANSWSLMTPLPAGHGEPGVAVLDSYIYILGGRSHNKSNRMKYVHVYNTDADEWEVETEFKERVSGMAACVVPMPPNVIAQARSWEQRTKASWEDLENSEDSNED; from the exons ATGAAGCCTGAACACCAGTGTCTTGCCATGGCTGAGGATGGAAAGAGTCCGGTGGGAGGAGGCCCTGGTTCATCGGGCCGTCAGACCTACAGGAGTTTAGCCCATTTCCGCAGCCTGCTGGACGGCCTGCTGGCTCTCAGACAGGGGGGCATCCTGTTCGATGtggtgctgctggtggaggGTCGACCCATCCAAGCCCACCGCATACTGTTGGCAGCCTCCTGCAGTTACTTCAG GGGAATGTTTGCTGGAGGCCTTCGGGAGACACAGCAAAATGAGATACCAATTCATGGAGTCTCCTACATGGCCATGAAAAGAATACTTGACTACATCTACACCTCGGAGATTGAGTTAGACCTGGAGTGTGTCCAGGAAGTCCTGATCGCTGCCACACTTGTACAG CTTGACAATGTCATCGgcttctgctgtgatttcctcctctcctgGCTGGATGAGGACAACATTTTAGAGGTGCATCATCTCGCCGATCTGTATGGACTGCAGCAGCTCAACGACCGAGTCCACTCCTACATCCTCAGGAACATTCAGACTCTGTCTCGCAGCGACGTGTACCGACAGCTCCCCGAAGACGTAGTGTTCCGAGCACTGAGCAGCGAAGAGCTTCAGGTGAACAGTGAAAACGAGGTGTACGAGGCGGCTCTTCACTACCACTACAGCCCCGAGCAGGTGGAAACTGACCAGGTGTACTTGCAG GATAATCTCAGGATGATTGATGCTGTGCGTTTCTGCCTGATTGAGAAAAAAGTATTGCAGAGACTGTACGGCAGACTGAACCAGTGTCCGCTGAAGGATTTGGCCTCAGCCGCCCTGACTTACCATGAGCAGGAGATCTGGCAGCCCGTCCTGCAGACTCCTCTCACCCAGCCGCGGTCCACCTTCCATTGTATCCTGGGTTTCGGCGGGATGTTCAGCTCCGGCTCCCTCACAGACAACGAGCACCTGTTTCAGGTGTTCCACCCGAGCTGGGGGGAGTGGAGGGCTCTCACTGCAGCACATGCACCGCGAATGTCCAACCAGGGCATCGCTGTGATCAACAACTTTGTTTATCTTATTGGAGGAGACAAGAACACCACTGGATTTCGAGCGGAGACCCGCTGCTGGAG ATACGACCCCCGTCACAACACCTGGTGTACCATCcagccactgcagcagcagcgtgcggaccactgtgtgtgtgtggtgggcgACCATATTTACGCCATCGGAGGACGAGACTACAGTAATGAACTGGACTCAGTGGAGCGCTATGACCCGCACACCAACAAGTGGGAGTTTGTGTCACCTCTAAAAAGAGAG GTGTATGCACATGCCGGAGCAGTGACCGGCGGAAAGATTTATATAACCTGTGGCCGCAGAGGTGGGGCTTACCTCAGAGAGACGTACTGCTTTGACCCTGTGGCAAATCACTTGACGGCGTGTGCGGAGGGGCCGGTAGAGAGGGCCTGGCACGGCATGGCAGCTGTAAACGGACGCGTTTATGTCATCGGGGGAAGCAATGATCAGCATGGATATCGGCGTGATGTCCTGAAG gttGCATGCTTTGACCCCACTGCCAACTCTTGGTCTTTAATGACCCCTCTCCCCGCTGGACACGGAGAACCTGGCGTAGCTGTGCTGGACAGTTACATCTACATCCTGGGTGGACGCTCTCACAACAAGAGTAACAGGATGAAGTATGTTCACGTGTACAACACCGACGCAGACGAGTGGGAGGTCGAGACAGAGTTTAAGGAGCGTGTCTCGGGCATGGCAGCCTGCGTGGTGCCCATGCCCCCTAATGTGATCGCCCAGGCCAGGAGCTGGGAGCAGCGCACCAAGGCTTCTTGGGAAGACCTGGAAAACTCAGAGGACTCTAATGAGGACTGA